The Litchfieldia alkalitelluris genome has a window encoding:
- the lepB gene encoding signal peptidase I encodes MTRQKNELLEWLKALAIAVILAAVIRYFLFAPIVVDGYSMMPTLQDKDRMLVNKIGYLIGSPKRFDIVVFHATEEKDYIKRIIGLPGDHIEYKEDILFINGKSYTEPYLDTYKQDVFDGPLTEPFEIVVPEGHIFVMGDNRRYSRDSRHIGPVPIDEVLGKTNMVYWPFADIRLVD; translated from the coding sequence ATGACTCGTCAAAAAAACGAGCTTTTAGAATGGTTAAAAGCATTAGCAATTGCAGTAATATTGGCTGCAGTAATACGCTATTTCTTATTCGCGCCGATTGTGGTTGACGGATATTCGATGATGCCGACACTTCAGGATAAGGATCGAATGCTAGTTAATAAAATTGGCTACTTAATTGGTAGTCCAAAAAGGTTCGATATCGTTGTTTTTCATGCAACTGAAGAGAAAGATTACATTAAGAGAATAATTGGATTACCTGGCGACCATATTGAATATAAAGAAGATATCCTATTCATTAACGGTAAATCCTACACAGAACCTTATTTAGATACATATAAACAAGATGTTTTTGACGGTCCACTTACAGAACCGTTTGAGATAGTAGTACCAGAAGGGCATATTTTTGTTATGGGTGATAATCGTCGCTACAGTAGAGACAGTCGTCATATTGGACCGGTTCCTATCGATGAAGTTTTAGGTAAAACGAATATGGTCTACTGGCCTTTTGCTGATATAAGACTTGTTGACTAA